In one Pseudarthrobacter oxydans genomic region, the following are encoded:
- a CDS encoding DUF721 domain-containing protein, protein MSRDNEKGGGLQPGRDPDNIDAPQVALNRMREAAAARGEIRRAAHRPGTSKAKKGTRDTRGFSQFHATGRDPLGLGKVVGRLVAERGWTSPVAVGSVMAEWATLVGPEISAHCVPESFTDTTLHVRCDSTAWATQLRLLSTSLLEKFRVELGDGVVTSIKVLGPAAPSWRKGGRSVNGRGPRDTYG, encoded by the coding sequence ATGAGCAGGGACAATGAGAAGGGCGGCGGGCTCCAGCCCGGCCGCGATCCCGACAACATCGATGCCCCGCAGGTTGCCCTGAACCGGATGCGGGAAGCAGCCGCAGCGCGCGGCGAAATCCGCAGGGCAGCGCACCGCCCGGGCACCTCAAAGGCGAAAAAGGGCACCCGCGACACCCGAGGCTTCAGCCAGTTCCACGCCACGGGCCGCGACCCCCTTGGCCTGGGCAAGGTGGTGGGACGCCTGGTGGCGGAACGCGGCTGGACCTCCCCGGTGGCGGTGGGGTCCGTGATGGCTGAATGGGCAACCCTGGTTGGTCCTGAAATCTCGGCCCACTGCGTCCCGGAAAGTTTCACCGACACCACCCTGCACGTCCGGTGCGACTCAACCGCCTGGGCCACCCAGCTGCGCCTGCTAAGCACCAGCCTCCTGGAGAAGTTCCGGGTGGAGCTGGGCGACGGAGTGGTAACCAGCATCAAGGTGCTTGGCCCTGCGGCACCGAGCTGGCGCAAGGGCGGCCGTTCGGTAAACGGCCGGGGCCCCCGGGACACTTACGGGTAG
- the gyrB gene encoding DNA topoisomerase (ATP-hydrolyzing) subunit B, which produces MANDNTDILAAEPAVEDARTPDTPAASATPREYGASDITVLEGLEAVRKRPGMYIGSTGPRGLHHLVYEVVDNSVDEALAGYCTHIEVVLQADGGVKVVDDGRGIPVDMHPTEHKPTVEVVMTILHAGGKFGGGGYAVSGGLHGVGISVVNALSSRVDTEVRRQGHVWRMSFADGGKPQGSLVKGEETDLTGTTQTFYPDPAIFESTEFDFETLRARFQQMAFLNKGLRITLTDERTAAEADADADLDLDAVVTEGEVSAEHRTVVYQYDEGLLDYVKHLNSGKKVDVVHEDVIAFETEDKERKIALEMAMQWTNAYSESVHTYANTINTHEGGTHEEGFRAAMTSLINRYAREKGIIKEKDDNLTGDDIREGLTAVISVKLAEPQFEGQTKTKLGNSEVKGFVQRVVTDGLGDWLERNPGPARDVIRKAISAAQARMAARKARDNARRKSPLESFGMPGKLSDCSSKNPEKCEVYIVEGDSAGGSAKRGRNPETQAILPLRGKILNVERARLDKALGNAEVQSMITAFGTGIGEDFDLSKLRYHKIVLMADADVDGQHITTLLMTLLFRYMRPLIENGYVYLAQPPLYRIKWSNAAHDYVYSDRERDAKLVAGQAAGRRIPKDNGIQRYKGLGEMDYTELWDTTMDPDHRTLLQVTMDDALAADQIFSVLMGEDVESRRNFIQQNAKDVRFLDI; this is translated from the coding sequence GTGGCTAACGACAATACAGATATTCTGGCAGCTGAACCCGCAGTCGAGGATGCCCGTACGCCTGACACCCCGGCCGCATCGGCGACGCCGCGTGAATACGGTGCCAGCGACATCACTGTCCTTGAAGGCCTGGAGGCGGTACGGAAGCGCCCGGGCATGTACATCGGTTCTACAGGACCGCGCGGACTCCACCACCTCGTCTACGAAGTTGTTGATAACTCAGTGGATGAGGCCCTTGCAGGCTACTGCACCCACATCGAGGTTGTCCTGCAGGCCGACGGCGGCGTGAAAGTGGTGGACGACGGCCGCGGCATTCCCGTGGACATGCACCCTACGGAGCACAAGCCCACGGTTGAAGTCGTCATGACCATCCTGCACGCCGGCGGAAAGTTCGGCGGCGGCGGTTATGCCGTGTCCGGCGGCCTCCACGGCGTCGGCATCTCCGTGGTCAATGCCCTCTCCAGCCGCGTGGATACTGAAGTGCGGCGCCAGGGCCATGTCTGGCGGATGTCCTTCGCGGACGGCGGAAAGCCGCAGGGCAGCCTGGTCAAGGGCGAGGAAACGGACCTCACCGGTACCACCCAGACCTTCTACCCGGATCCCGCGATCTTCGAAAGCACCGAATTCGACTTTGAGACACTGCGTGCCCGCTTCCAGCAGATGGCCTTCCTCAACAAGGGCCTTCGCATCACGCTGACGGACGAGCGCACCGCTGCTGAGGCGGATGCCGACGCCGACCTGGACCTGGACGCCGTCGTTACCGAGGGCGAAGTCAGCGCAGAGCACCGCACCGTGGTGTACCAGTACGACGAAGGCCTGCTGGACTACGTCAAGCACCTGAACTCCGGCAAAAAGGTGGATGTGGTCCACGAAGACGTCATCGCCTTCGAAACCGAGGACAAAGAACGCAAGATAGCCCTCGAAATGGCGATGCAGTGGACCAACGCCTACTCGGAGAGTGTGCACACGTACGCCAACACCATCAACACCCATGAAGGCGGAACCCACGAAGAAGGCTTCCGCGCTGCCATGACGTCCCTGATCAACCGCTACGCGCGTGAGAAGGGAATCATCAAGGAAAAAGACGACAACCTCACCGGTGACGACATCCGCGAAGGCCTTACCGCCGTCATTTCCGTCAAGCTTGCCGAACCCCAGTTCGAAGGCCAGACCAAGACCAAACTCGGCAACTCCGAGGTCAAGGGCTTCGTCCAGCGCGTGGTAACTGACGGACTGGGTGACTGGCTGGAACGCAACCCCGGGCCCGCCCGGGACGTCATCCGGAAGGCGATCTCCGCAGCGCAGGCCCGAATGGCCGCACGCAAGGCACGGGACAACGCCCGCCGGAAGAGCCCGCTGGAATCCTTCGGCATGCCGGGCAAGCTCTCTGACTGCTCCTCGAAGAACCCGGAAAAGTGCGAGGTCTACATCGTCGAGGGTGACTCCGCCGGCGGCTCCGCAAAACGCGGCCGCAATCCGGAGACCCAGGCCATCCTGCCCTTGCGCGGAAAGATCCTGAACGTGGAGCGCGCACGCCTGGACAAAGCGTTGGGCAATGCCGAAGTCCAGTCCATGATCACCGCCTTCGGAACCGGTATTGGAGAGGATTTCGACCTCTCCAAGCTCCGCTACCACAAGATCGTCCTGATGGCGGATGCCGACGTGGACGGACAGCACATCACCACCCTGCTGATGACGCTGCTGTTCCGCTACATGCGCCCCCTCATTGAGAACGGCTATGTCTACCTTGCCCAGCCGCCGCTGTACCGCATCAAGTGGTCCAACGCAGCCCATGATTACGTCTACAGCGACCGCGAACGCGACGCGAAACTCGTGGCCGGCCAGGCGGCCGGACGCCGGATCCCCAAGGACAACGGCATCCAGCGCTACAAGGGCCTCGGCGAAATGGACTACACCGAACTGTGGGACACCACCATGGATCCGGACCACCGCACCCTGCTGCAGGTGACGATGGACGATGCCCTCGCGGCGGACCAGATCTTCTCGGTCCTGATGGGCGAGGACGTTGAATCACGCCGCAACTTCATTCAGCAGAACGCCAAGGACGTCAGGTTCCTCGATATCTAG
- the gyrA gene encoding DNA gyrase subunit A: protein MSDETPENPASDAGTPDTVLEGDVLIDRVEQVDLQTEMQRSYLDYAMAVIVGRALPDVRDGLKPVHRRVLYAMFDGGYRPDRSFNKCARVVGEVMGQYHPHGDTAIYDALVRLIQDWTMRYPLALGQGNFGSPGNDGAAAPRYTETKMAPLAMEMVRDIDEETVDFQDNYDGKNQEPTILPARFPNLLVNGSSGIAVGMATNIPPHNLREVADGVQWYLANPGASREELLEELLLRIKGPDFPTGATILGHKGIEDAYRTGRGSVTMRAVVNVEELQGRTCLVVTELPYQANPDNLAIKIAELVKDGKIQGIADLRDETSGRTGQRLVIVLKRDAVAKVVLNNLYKHTELQSNFSANMLAIVDGVPRTLSLDAFIRHWVTHQMDVIARRTRYRLRKAEEEAHILRALLKALDMLDEVIALIRASNTTEAARDGLMELLDIDELQARAILDMQLRRLAALERQKIQDRHAELEALIAEYNEILGSEQRQREIISTELGEIVDKHGDDRRTRILMGFDGDMSMEDLIPEEEMVVTITRGGYVKRTRSDNYRSQQRGGKGIKGAQLRGDDVVEHFFVTTTHHWLLFFTNLGRVYRAKAYELMEAGRDAKGQHVANLMAFQPDEHIAQVLDLKDYQQAPYLVLATKRGLVKKTRLEDYDTNRSAGVIAINLRDGDELVSAQLVSETDDLLLVSRKGQSIRFTATEDALRPMGRATSGVTGMKFREEDELLAANVVTDGSYVFIVTEGGYAKRTAVEEYRLQGRGGLGIKVAKLAEERGDLVGALIVQEEDEVLVVMEGGKVVRSSVAGVPAKGRDTMGVIFAKPDKNDRIIEVARNSERGLEGEESPEDDVTLAEDGGSLEESASPALAEEPLAVESEDASGNAEQNEDYTEVTSE from the coding sequence ATGAGCGACGAAACACCCGAGAACCCGGCCTCCGACGCCGGCACTCCGGACACCGTTCTTGAAGGCGACGTGCTGATCGACCGCGTGGAGCAGGTGGACCTCCAGACAGAAATGCAGCGGTCCTACCTGGACTACGCCATGGCTGTCATTGTTGGCCGTGCCCTCCCGGACGTCCGGGACGGCCTGAAGCCGGTCCACCGCCGGGTCCTTTACGCGATGTTCGACGGCGGCTACCGGCCTGACCGTTCCTTCAACAAGTGTGCCCGTGTGGTGGGCGAGGTCATGGGCCAGTACCACCCGCACGGCGATACGGCGATCTACGACGCTTTGGTCCGCCTCATCCAGGACTGGACCATGCGCTACCCCCTGGCCCTCGGCCAGGGCAACTTCGGCTCCCCGGGCAATGATGGCGCTGCGGCACCCCGGTACACTGAAACGAAGATGGCCCCGCTTGCCATGGAAATGGTCAGGGACATCGACGAGGAAACCGTCGATTTCCAGGACAACTACGACGGCAAGAACCAGGAACCCACGATCCTGCCTGCAAGGTTCCCCAACCTGCTGGTGAACGGGTCCTCCGGCATCGCCGTCGGCATGGCCACCAACATTCCGCCGCACAACCTGCGCGAAGTGGCGGACGGCGTGCAGTGGTACCTGGCCAACCCCGGCGCCAGCCGCGAAGAACTGCTGGAAGAACTCCTGCTGCGGATCAAGGGTCCCGATTTCCCCACCGGCGCCACCATCCTGGGCCACAAGGGCATCGAGGATGCCTACCGGACCGGCCGCGGCTCCGTCACCATGCGCGCGGTGGTAAATGTCGAAGAGCTGCAGGGACGCACCTGCCTGGTGGTCACCGAGCTGCCGTACCAGGCAAACCCGGACAACCTGGCCATCAAGATCGCCGAACTGGTCAAGGACGGCAAGATCCAGGGCATTGCGGACCTCCGCGACGAGACCTCCGGACGCACGGGCCAGCGCCTGGTCATCGTGCTCAAGCGCGATGCCGTGGCCAAGGTGGTGCTGAACAACCTTTACAAGCACACCGAACTGCAAAGCAACTTCTCCGCCAACATGCTGGCCATTGTTGACGGCGTCCCCCGCACCCTGAGCCTGGACGCCTTCATCCGGCACTGGGTGACCCACCAGATGGATGTCATTGCCCGCCGCACACGGTACCGGCTGCGCAAGGCCGAGGAAGAGGCCCACATCCTGCGGGCGCTCCTGAAGGCACTGGACATGCTGGACGAGGTGATCGCCCTCATCCGCGCGTCCAACACCACCGAAGCGGCACGCGACGGACTGATGGAACTGCTCGACATCGACGAGCTCCAGGCCCGCGCCATCCTTGACATGCAGCTGCGCCGCCTCGCCGCCCTGGAACGGCAAAAGATCCAGGACCGGCACGCCGAGCTTGAAGCCTTGATCGCCGAGTACAACGAAATCCTTGGCTCGGAGCAGCGCCAGCGCGAGATCATCAGCACCGAGCTCGGCGAGATCGTGGACAAGCACGGTGACGATCGCCGTACCCGGATCCTCATGGGATTCGACGGCGACATGTCCATGGAAGACCTCATTCCCGAAGAGGAGATGGTGGTCACCATTACGCGCGGCGGCTACGTCAAGCGCACCCGCAGCGACAACTACCGTTCGCAGCAGCGTGGCGGCAAGGGCATCAAGGGTGCCCAGCTCCGCGGCGACGACGTAGTGGAGCACTTCTTCGTTACCACCACCCACCACTGGCTGCTCTTCTTCACCAACCTGGGCCGCGTCTACCGCGCCAAGGCCTATGAGCTGATGGAGGCGGGCCGCGATGCCAAGGGCCAGCACGTGGCCAACCTCATGGCGTTCCAGCCGGACGAACACATCGCCCAGGTCCTGGACCTGAAGGACTACCAGCAGGCGCCGTACCTGGTCCTGGCCACCAAGCGAGGGCTGGTCAAGAAGACCCGGCTCGAGGATTACGACACCAACCGTTCCGCCGGCGTGATTGCCATCAACCTGCGCGACGGCGACGAGCTGGTGTCCGCGCAGCTGGTTTCGGAAACCGACGACCTCCTGCTGGTGTCCCGCAAGGGCCAGTCCATCCGTTTCACCGCCACCGAGGATGCCCTCCGGCCCATGGGCCGGGCAACCTCCGGAGTCACCGGAATGAAGTTCCGCGAGGAGGATGAGCTGCTGGCCGCCAATGTGGTGACTGACGGCTCCTACGTGTTCATCGTGACCGAGGGCGGGTACGCCAAACGGACAGCGGTGGAGGAATACCGGCTCCAGGGACGCGGCGGGCTGGGCATCAAGGTAGCCAAGCTTGCCGAAGAACGCGGCGACCTCGTGGGCGCGCTGATCGTCCAGGAAGAGGATGAGGTGCTGGTGGTCATGGAGGGCGGCAAAGTGGTCCGGTCCTCCGTTGCCGGCGTCCCCGCCAAGGGTCGTGACACCATGGGCGTGATCTTTGCCAAGCCGGACAAAAACGACCGGATTATCGAGGTGGCACGCAACAGCGAACGCGGCCTCGAGGGCGAGGAATCACCGGAGGATGACGTAACGTTGGCTGAAGACGGCGGATCCCTCGAGGAATCAGCCAGCCCAGCATTGGCAGAAGAACCACTGGCCGTTGAGTCAGAGGACGCCTCGGGCAACGCTGAGCAGAACGAAGACTACACGGAGGTAACGAGTGAGTAA
- a CDS encoding DUF3566 domain-containing protein, whose amino-acid sequence MSNPDSFPKSNSTVPDGSRPSAAPRVNAPVRPQQRPAAPAAAQGQRPAVPGQRPAQGDRPAGPPAQRPVGQPGQRPAPGQRPPSAGTGQGTPGLVKPAPKAKVRRARLLISKVDPWSVLKMAFLLSVALGIVTVVAAIVLWTVLDLTGIFDQVDSLLGTLAGSEGGGFELKKVASLGQVASFATIIAVVNVVLLTALSMLSAVLYNISATLVGGIGVTLTDD is encoded by the coding sequence GTGAGTAATCCCGACTCATTTCCCAAGTCGAACAGTACCGTTCCCGACGGCAGCCGGCCCTCAGCCGCTCCACGGGTAAACGCCCCCGTTCGTCCGCAACAGCGCCCTGCCGCCCCTGCCGCCGCCCAGGGGCAGCGCCCGGCAGTCCCCGGCCAGCGTCCGGCCCAGGGCGACCGGCCGGCGGGACCGCCGGCCCAGCGTCCCGTGGGACAGCCCGGCCAGCGCCCGGCACCCGGCCAGCGTCCGCCGTCGGCCGGTACAGGGCAAGGCACCCCGGGCCTCGTCAAGCCTGCTCCGAAAGCGAAGGTCCGGCGTGCACGGCTGCTGATCAGCAAGGTGGACCCGTGGTCCGTCCTCAAGATGGCTTTCCTGCTGTCCGTGGCACTGGGAATTGTCACCGTGGTGGCCGCCATTGTGCTGTGGACTGTTCTTGACCTCACCGGAATCTTCGATCAGGTGGACAGCCTGTTGGGTACCCTGGCCGGCTCCGAAGGCGGCGGCTTTGAGCTGAAGAAGGTGGCTTCTCTGGGCCAGGTGGCATCCTTCGCCACCATCATCGCGGTGGTGAACGTGGTCCTGCTGACCGCTCTCTCCATGCTTTCCGCCGTGCTCTACAACATCTCTGCCACCCTTGTGGGCGGTATTGGCGTCACCCTCACGGACGACTAG
- a CDS encoding DLW-39 family protein produces MKKLLVLAAAIAGVLLYRKAQESEARKDAWSKSTDSVD; encoded by the coding sequence GTGAAGAAGTTGCTTGTACTGGCAGCGGCGATCGCAGGCGTCCTGCTCTACCGGAAAGCACAGGAATCCGAAGCCCGGAAAGATGCCTGGAGCAAGTCAACCGACTCGGTGGACTAG
- a CDS encoding DMT family transporter, whose translation MNFFLAALGVLGVASSGPLIAATLGATTVSALAIAFWRNAIGAAVMASPTLVREPRQFGRITKREFRWCLLAAIALAFHFACFITSLQLTSVAAATALVCLQSAWIAVFQLFRGTRHRWQVLAGLGIAFGGVVAITGFDMGSSPQALLGDLLAVAGGALAGLYTLAGGKARQSMTTGTYTTLCYGMCAAVVAVMALLAGQPLAGFEAAGWLGILAITVCAQLVGHTAFNHLLATMSPLLVSMIILLEIPGAALLAAVFLKETLPAGTYAGLGLILAGLAVVVTGQRSGRSGRRGRPARNGQEEPPSDRPLAELGTD comes from the coding sequence GTGAACTTCTTTCTTGCAGCCCTCGGCGTCCTGGGCGTCGCGTCATCCGGTCCGCTGATTGCTGCCACCCTGGGCGCCACCACTGTGAGTGCACTCGCCATTGCCTTTTGGCGCAATGCGATCGGCGCGGCCGTGATGGCCTCCCCCACTCTCGTCCGGGAGCCCCGGCAATTCGGCAGGATCACCAAACGTGAGTTTCGCTGGTGCCTGCTGGCCGCCATTGCCCTGGCATTCCACTTTGCCTGCTTCATCACCTCGCTGCAGCTCACCTCTGTCGCGGCAGCTACTGCGCTGGTGTGCCTGCAGTCGGCGTGGATTGCGGTGTTTCAACTCTTCCGCGGGACCCGCCACCGTTGGCAGGTGCTGGCCGGGCTGGGCATTGCTTTCGGCGGTGTTGTAGCCATCACCGGGTTTGACATGGGGTCCTCCCCGCAGGCCCTGCTGGGTGACCTCCTGGCCGTGGCCGGCGGCGCGCTGGCCGGCCTTTACACGCTGGCAGGCGGGAAGGCCCGGCAAAGCATGACGACGGGCACCTACACCACCCTCTGCTACGGGATGTGTGCAGCAGTCGTGGCCGTCATGGCTCTTCTGGCCGGGCAACCGCTGGCGGGCTTCGAAGCGGCGGGCTGGCTGGGGATCCTGGCTATCACAGTCTGCGCGCAGCTTGTGGGCCACACAGCGTTCAATCACCTGCTGGCCACTATGAGCCCGCTGCTGGTGTCCATGATCATCCTTCTGGAAATTCCGGGGGCTGCGCTGCTCGCCGCGGTCTTCCTCAAGGAGACGCTCCCGGCCGGAACCTATGCCGGGCTGGGCCTGATTCTGGCCGGACTCGCCGTCGTCGTGACGGGCCAAAGGTCGGGCAGGTCCGGGCGCCGGGGAAGGCCAGCGCGGAACGGGCAGGAGGAACCGCCGTCGGACCGCCCGCTTGCAGAGCTGGGAACGGACTGA